Sequence from the Streptomyces peucetius genome:
CCGGTACGTAGATCTCGACGACGGCGATCTGGCCGGTGCCGATCGCCGTCGGCTGGAGCAGGACGGAGCCGCCGGACACCTCGGCGATCGAGGCGCGGCCGATCCGTTCGACGGTCGCCAGGTCCTTCTTCGCCGCCCGCCGCTTGCCGATCTCCAGCGGCAGGCTGCCCGGTTCGCCGGACGCCGGGATGTGGACGGCCATGCGGCCGACCGCACCGGCGGGTGTGGACTCCACGGCCCGCTCCAGCGGGCGGCGTTCGGTGGTCACGGTCAGGGTGGGGCCGATGGTCGCCGCCTGCCGTTCGGCGTTGGAGAAGGCGCGGTCGCGGGCCATCTCCTTGATGACGATCCCCAGCGGCAGCGCGAAGGCGAGTACGACCATCACCGTGACGGCCAGGGAGACCTTGACGAGCGCCCATCTCATGGCCGGTGTCCTTCTCTCACGGCCGGTGTCCGGTCGGCGGCTCGAGCTTCACTCCGACTCCCCGGAGCGTGTGCAGGTAGCGCGGCCGTGCCGCCGTCTCGCCGAGCTTGCGGCGCAGCCAGCTCAGATGGACGTCGATGGTCTGGTCGTCGCCGTAGCTCTGCTGCCAGACCTCGGCCAGCAGTTCCTTGCGGGGTACGACGACTCCGGGCCGGCCGGCGAGGAAGGCCAGCAGGTCGAACTCCCGGCGCGTGAGATCCAGTCGGTCCCCGTCCAGCTCGGCCTGGCGGCGCAGCGGGTCGATGGACAGTCCGCCGACCTGGATCACGCGGGAGGGCGGCGCCTCGCCCGCCGCCCGGGAGCGGCGCAGCACGGCCGCCATCCTGGCCGACAGGTGCTCGACGGAGAACGGCTTGGTCAGATAGTCGTCGGCGCCGTCGTTGAGGAGCCGTACGATCTCCGCCTCGTCGTCCCGCGCGGTCGCGATGATCACGGGCACGTCGGTGATGCCGCGGAGCATCTTCAGGGCCTCCGCGCCGTCCAGATCGGGCAGTCCGAGGTCCAGAACGACCACGTCGAACCGGATGTGGGCCACCTCGCGCAGCGCCTCGAGGGCCGTGCCGACGCTCCGTACCGTGTGGGAGGCCTCGGTCAAGTGCCTGATGAGGGCGGAGCGCACGAACTGGTCGTCCTCGACCACGAGCACACTTGCCATGGGCGGCACCGTACGCCATCCGGGGGACGCGGGTCCGCCCCTCCCGTCCGGGACAACGCGGGGGCGGGTGGTGCACTATGGCCCGGATGCATCGAGGACTCGTACATGCCCTGGCGTGGTCGCTGTCCACCGGCGCGGCGGTGACGCTGTCGTGGTGGGGCGTCCACACGGTCATGGCCGGAACCGCGTACGACCGGCCGCGCGCACTGCCCATCACCGCTCAGACCTCGACGGACCGGGCCGTGGAGCCGCAGGCGTCCTCGACGGCCCGTCCGCCGGCCCGGTCCCAGTCCCCGTCCCCGTCGCCGAGCAGCCGCCCTGCGAACACACCGCCGGCCTCACCCACGAAGACCGCTCCTCCCGGGGAATCCCCCGCGGCGCCGTCTCCGCCGGAGTCCGGGAACGTGAAGGGCTACAACGTCAAGGGCGGCCGGGTGGTCTTCGACATCGGCGACAGCTCGGCGGAGCTGGTCTCCGCGACTCCCGCGGCGGACTGGCAGATGCAGGTGTGGAAGCAGCCGACGTGGATCCGGGTCACGTTCACGCAGGACGGGCACGAGGTGTCGGTGTTCTGCACGTGGAACGGGCATCCGCCGATGGTCCAGTTCGACGAGCGCTGAAGCGGTCGGGTGCCCAAGCGCCGCCGTGTCA
This genomic interval carries:
- a CDS encoding response regulator transcription factor: MASVLVVEDDQFVRSALIRHLTEASHTVRSVGTALEALREVAHIRFDVVVLDLGLPDLDGAEALKMLRGITDVPVIIATARDDEAEIVRLLNDGADDYLTKPFSVEHLSARMAAVLRRSRAAGEAPPSRVIQVGGLSIDPLRRQAELDGDRLDLTRREFDLLAFLAGRPGVVVPRKELLAEVWQQSYGDDQTIDVHLSWLRRKLGETAARPRYLHTLRGVGVKLEPPTGHRP